A window of Deinococcus cellulosilyticus NBRC 106333 = KACC 11606 contains these coding sequences:
- a CDS encoding MBL fold metallo-hydrolase, giving the protein MPELVFMGTSDSKGVPRYYCECEICTEARKTGVNRRTRSSLLIQGEQNTLIDAGPDFHAQTTREGFTEIHQLLITHAHNDHVLGLGDLLDYRIYARGDLPMYAPEEVIPMVKARFSYVKLPDWLKPVASGLQLEGYQVSTFGVPHGANGFSYAYRFDRPDFSWVYCPDSINIPEETEQTHMMDLDLLILGTSFWQEPYPMQYRSVYDIQEALQLAAVKSAKQVIFTHMSHDIDARRVSKGEARLPDRVRLAFDGMRARVP; this is encoded by the coding sequence GTGCCAGAACTTGTTTTCATGGGCACCTCGGATTCAAAAGGTGTTCCGAGATATTACTGTGAATGTGAAATCTGCACTGAAGCCAGGAAGACAGGGGTCAATCGCAGAACCCGTTCCAGCCTGCTCATTCAGGGAGAACAGAACACCCTCATTGATGCTGGCCCGGATTTTCATGCCCAGACCACTCGAGAGGGCTTCACTGAAATTCATCAGCTGCTGATCACCCATGCCCACAATGACCATGTGCTGGGCCTTGGAGACCTCCTGGATTACAGAATTTATGCCAGGGGTGACCTGCCCATGTACGCTCCAGAAGAGGTCATCCCGATGGTCAAAGCCCGCTTTTCCTACGTGAAACTGCCAGACTGGCTGAAGCCTGTGGCTTCTGGTCTGCAGCTGGAAGGTTATCAGGTCAGCACCTTCGGGGTGCCACATGGTGCCAACGGGTTCAGTTATGCGTACCGTTTTGACCGTCCAGATTTTTCGTGGGTGTATTGCCCGGACAGCATCAACATCCCTGAGGAAACCGAACAGACCCACATGATGGATCTGGATCTGCTGATTCTGGGCACCTCCTTCTGGCAGGAACCTTACCCCATGCAGTACCGGAGCGTTTACGACATTCAGGAGGCTCTGCAGCTGGCTGCAGTGAAGTCCGCAAAGCAGGTCATTTTCACCCACATGAGCCATGACATCGACGCCAGACGGGTTTCAAAAGGTGAAGCCAGACTTCCCGATAGGGTGCGTCTGGCTTTTGATGGCATGCGGGCCAGGGTGCCTTAG